A region of Sulfitobacter faviae DNA encodes the following proteins:
- a CDS encoding flavin reductase family protein, protein MSDDLIPFSPDSGDAPALRRAFGRFGTGVTVVTVKTAQGPLGMTANSFASVSLDPPLVLWSPAISSKRHDSFTSAASFCIHVLGADQEDLAQRFASQGHDFSGFDWTEDAAGVPTFAGCLARFHCATYAVHPAGDHSLILGHVQQVALREDGAAGLMFDQGRYGHFTPATTAKKKGAP, encoded by the coding sequence ATGAGTGATGATCTGATCCCCTTCTCGCCCGACAGCGGCGATGCCCCGGCGCTGCGCCGTGCCTTCGGGCGTTTCGGCACCGGCGTGACCGTGGTGACCGTAAAAACCGCCCAAGGCCCCTTGGGGATGACTGCGAATTCCTTCGCCTCGGTCTCGCTCGACCCGCCTTTGGTGCTGTGGTCGCCTGCGATCTCTTCCAAACGGCACGACAGTTTCACCTCGGCGGCGTCCTTTTGCATCCACGTCCTCGGCGCGGATCAGGAGGATTTGGCCCAGCGTTTCGCAAGCCAAGGCCATGATTTCTCTGGTTTCGATTGGACGGAGGACGCCGCCGGCGTGCCCACTTTCGCAGGCTGCCTCGCCCGGTTTCACTGCGCGACCTATGCCGTGCATCCGGCGGGCGATCATTCGCTGATCTTGGGCCATGTGCAACAGGTCGCCCTGCGCGAGGATGGCGCGGCGGGCCTGATGTTCGACCAAGGCCGTTACGGCCACTTCACCCCCGCGACGACAGCTAAGAAAAAGGGCGCCCCGTAA